Proteins encoded in a region of the Watersipora subatra chromosome 5, tzWatSuba1.1, whole genome shotgun sequence genome:
- the LOC137397377 gene encoding uncharacterized protein, with product MYLRETWDLGIGWDNALPDSMQKKWVEFFHQIRNLHKFEFAKCLNPEGAVGKPMLTILSDASDKAYGFAAYVRWKLSNDTYFCSLIFAKSCIAPLRGLSTPQLKLNAALLAKRGQEIIEKEMRLEFDRVVHMTDSATVLCMLAKTFTRFKLYEGVRISEIQAAIPISEWQWVGGEHNTADWISQLNDLLI from the coding sequence ATGTATCTTAGGGAGACATGGGATTTGGGCATTGGCTGGGATAATGCTCTGCCAGATTCAATGCAGAAAAAGTGGGTAGAGTTCTTTCATCAAATAAGAAATCTTCATAAATTTGAGTTTGCTAAATGTTTGAATCCTGAGGGTGCAGTTGGCAAGCCAATGTTAACAATACTGAGTGACGCTAGTGACAAAGCATATGGGTTTGCAGCATATGTTAGATGGAAGTTGTCGAATGATACATACTTCTGCAGTTTGATTTTTGCCAAGTCATGCATTGCACCTCTCCGAGGACTGTCGACACCTCAGTTAAAACTAAATGCAGCCCTGTTAGCAAAGAGAGGGCAGGAAATCATAGAAAAGGAAATGAGGTTGGAGTTTGACAGGGTTGTGCACATGACCGACTCAGCAACAGTGCTCTGTATGCTTGCCAAAACCTTCACCAGATTTAAACTCTATGAAGGAGTAAGAATTAGTGAGATTCAAGCTGCCATTCCCATCAGCGAGTGGCAATGGGTTGGTGGGGAACACAACACAGCAGATTGGATAAGTCAATTAAACGACCTTTTGATATAG
- the LOC137397379 gene encoding uncharacterized protein, producing MLARKVARKLKPDEIQNWKNPIFYISHMAVENPNSSCTPVIIVFNSSQKFNGQFLNDSLAKGPDHYMTGLLGILLRWRENRSVLIGDVKKFISIHIYEAEQQWHQFLWRDMNLTQEPDTYVITRVNMGDRPAPTISAEAILKTAQLYKEEYPRVARLFRGSMYLDDVGRVSRK from the coding sequence ATGTTAGCCAGAAAAGTGGCTAGAAAGCTTAAACCAGATGAAATCCAGAACTGGAAAAATCCTATTTTCTACATCAGTCATATGGCAGTTGAGAATCCAAACTCATCTTGTACACCCGTGATAATTGTATTTAATAGCAGTCAGAAGTTTAATGGCCAGTTCCTCAATGACTCATTGGCAAAAGGACCTGACCATTATATGACAGGATTATTAGGTATTTTACTCAGATGGCGAGAAAATCGTTCTGTGCTCATAGGAGATGTAAAAAAGTTCATTTCAATTCACATCTATGAGGCGGAACAACAGTGGCATCAGTTCCTTTGGCGAGACATGAACCTCACACAAGAACCTGATACCTATGTTATTACCAGGGTCAATATGGGAGACAGACCCGCACCCACAATTAGTGCTGAGGCCATTCTCAAGACAGCACAGCTGTATAAAGAAGAGTATCCTAGAGTGGCCAGGCTTTTCCGAGGGTCAATGTATCTAGACGATGTGGGTCGAGTCAGTAGAAAATGA